A genomic region of Cannabis sativa cultivar Pink pepper isolate KNU-18-1 chromosome 1, ASM2916894v1, whole genome shotgun sequence contains the following coding sequences:
- the LOC115705024 gene encoding uncharacterized protein LOC115705024 yields the protein MAPKPITSPVPEVWYPTLAVVMLAVGLVLTAFFFIYEATSSRKTRSLAKELTTGAVASVFLGFGSLFLLLSSGVYV from the exons ATG GCTCCAAAACCGATCACGAGTCCAGTCCCGGAAGTATGGTACCCAACTCTGGCGGTCGTAATGCTCGCCGTCGGCCTCGTCCTTACCGCTTTCTTTTTCAT CTATGAAGCAACATCTTCTAGGAAAACCCGCAGTCTTGCCAAGGAGCTGACAACAGGAGCAGTAGCATCTGTATTCTTG GGTTTCGGGTCCTTGTTCTTACTACTCTCTTCTGGTGTTTATGTCTAA
- the LOC133039825 gene encoding uncharacterized protein LOC133039825, producing the protein MRYQSLKRFVQYSVASVSANLNSVPVLNGNNFKDWKENIFIVLRCMDLDLALRMDRPAPLTDTSTSEQMRIYEKWDRSNRMSLMIIKRGIPEAFRGAVSEEVTDATTFLAEIEKRFAKSDKAETMLISLPPQFSQFKGKKRKNEAAKDKGPAHKKQTQTNSDDGCFFCNMKGHMKKECAKYIAWRAKKGTFLTLVCSEGCLSYQKPNDAERSIYVGDGKSINVEAIGHFSLSINSNTVGTGSLMVYDNLYLLDTVASYNETLNVESRGTKRKMDYEKSSSLWHKRLGHISRNRVERLVSDGILDSINFSDFDVCIECIKGKQTKTKKLGAKRATDVLELIHTDIYGPFPTPSWNGQRYFAEVENQLSERIKQVRSDRGGEYYGRYDGSGEQRPGPFARYLEECGIVPQYTMPGSPSMNGVAERRNRTLKDMVRSMITEARPYRPNEKKLEPKTVSSYFIGYSERSRGFKFYDPKVKNIFETGTAKFFEDIEFGGRNTVKDFVFEEDLESTTPLEDELIPIPIVAFDNIQDSIPNIDQVLDQEQPNIVNQTPEGSSQISRS; encoded by the exons ATGCGGTATCAGAGCCTTAAAAGATTTGTTCAGTACT CTGTTGCTAGTGTATCTGCTAATCTTAATTCGGTACCGGTCCTTAATGGTAATAACTTTAAGGACTGGAAGGAGAACATTTTTATTGTTCTTCGCTGCATGGATCTTGACCTTGCATTAAGGATGGATCGTCCTGCTCCTCTTACGGATACTAGTACCTCCGAGCAAATGAGGATTTATGAGAAGTGGGACCGTTCAAACCGCATGAGTCTTATGATCATTAAGCGCGGCATACCTGAGGCTTTTAGGGGTGCGGTGTCCGAGGAGGTCACCGATGCCACAACTTTCCTTGCTGAAATTGAGAAGCGCTTTGCAAAAAGCGATAAGGCGGAAACAA TGCTTATCTCTCTTCCTCCACAATTCAGTCAATTTAAG ggcaagaaaagaaagaatgaggCTGCTAAGGATAAAGGTCCTGCACATAAGAAACAAACTCAAACCAACAGTGATGATGGTTGTTTCTTTTGCAACATGAAAGGACACATGAAGAAGGAATGTGCTAAGTATATTGCATGGCGAGCAAAGAAAGGTACATTTCTTActttggtctgttctgag ggttgcctgagTTACCAAAAGCCAAATGATGCTGAAAGAAGCATTTATGTGGGAGATGGCAAGTCGATAAATGTGGAAGCAATAGGGCATTTTAG tttatctattaattcaaatactgTTGGAACTGGTTCACTTATGGTTTATGACAACTTATATTTGCTTGACACTGTTGCTTCTTATAATGAAACCTTGAATGTGGAATCACGTGGTACTAAGCGTAAAATGGATTATGAAAAATCAAGTTCCTTATGGCACAAACGGTTAGGTCACATCTCTAGAAATAGAGTTGAGCGACTTGTATCTGATGGAATTTTAGATTCAATTAATTTTTCAGACTTTGATGTTTGTATTGAATGCATCAAAGGCAAACAGACCAAAACAAAGAAATTGGGTGCGAAAAGAGCTACCGATGTCTTAGAGTTGATACATACAGATATTTATGGGCCATTTCCTACACCTTCTTGGAATGGTCAACGATATTTT gctgaagttgagaatcaacttagcgAAAGAATAAAGCAAGTTAGGTCTGAccgtggtggtgagtactatgGCAGATATGACGGAtcaggtgaacaacgtccaggaCCTTTTGCCAGATATCTAGAGGAGTGTGGAATTGTCCCACAGTACACTATGCCAGGATctcctagcatgaatggtgttgctgaaagACGAAACCGTACTCTTAAAGATATGGTAAGGAGTATGATCA ctgaggcTAGGCCTTATAGGCCAAATGAAAAGAAGCTGGAACCCAAAACTGTGAGTAGCTACTTTATTGGATATTCTGAACGATCTAGGGGTttcaagttttatgatcccaaagTAAAGAATATATTTGAAACGGGAACTGCAAAGTTTTTTGAGGATATtgagtttggggggagaaataCGGTTAAAGACTTTGTTTTTGAGGAGGATCTAGAATCAACGACTCCTCTTGAGgatgagttgattcctattcCAATAGTTGCTTTTGACAATATCCAGGATTCCATTCCTAATATTGATCAAGTTTTAGATCAAGAGCAACCAAACATAGTCAATCAAACCCCAGAG GGAAGTTCACAGATTAGCAGAAGCTAA